In Candidatus Tanganyikabacteria bacterium, the genomic window ACTCCAGTCTCCGATCACGGCGGTGCCTTTGTCCATCCTCCGCTCTCAAGCCGCAGATCGGGCCGTTACGCCGCGCATCGCCTTAAACTCCAACCTATGTGTCTTCGTTAAACAAAACACGGTCTTTGCGGATTCGGAACGAGGTTTTCAGGGCTCTTAACGCAAGCTAGTGGAATCTAACGAGCGCTTAATGAAGTTTAACGGGAGGTCAGCCGCCGAGGTAGGCGTGCTTGACCTCGGCCGACTGCAGGAGCTGCTCCCCGGCCCCCTCCAGGCGCATCAGGCCGGTCTCGAGCACGTAGCCGCGATGCGCGATGGCCAGGGCCTGCTTGGCGTTTTGCTCGACCAGCAGAACCGGGATGCCCTGTTGATTGATCTCCACGATGATGCCCATGATCTGCCGCACGATCAGCGGGGCCAGACCCATGGAGGGCTCGTCGAGGAGCAGCAGCTTCGGCCGGGTCAGGAGGGCCCGGGCGATCGCCAGCATCTGCTGCTCGCCGCCCGATAGCGTCCCCGCGAGCTGCCCCCGGCGCTGCCCCAGGACCGGGAAGCGCTCGAACTGCGTCTCGATGTCCTTGCGGATGCCGTCGCGGTCCTTGCGGAGGTAGGCGCCCAGTTCCAGGTTCTCGAGGACGGTGAGCCGCGAGAAGATGCGCCGGCCCTCGGGCACGTGCACCACCCCCATCGCGGTGATTTCCGCGGGGCGCTTGCCGATCAGGGACGCGCCCAGGAAGCGCAGGTCGCCTTGCGCCGGGATGAGGCCCGAGATCGCCCGGAGCGTCGT contains:
- a CDS encoding ABC transporter ATP-binding protein; the protein is MALLAIKGLNAHYGKIHALRGIDMEVREGEIVTLIGANGAGKSTTLRAISGLIPAQGDLRFLGASLIGKRPAEITAMGVVHVPEGRRIFSRLTVLENLELGAYLRKDRDGIRKDIETQFERFPVLGQRRGQLAGTLSGGEQQMLAIARALLTRPKLLLLDEPSMGLAPLIVRQIMGIIVEINQQGIPVLLVEQNAKQALAIAHRGYVLETGLMRLEGAGEQLLQSAEVKHAYLGG